One segment of Mycolicibacterium sp. YH-1 DNA contains the following:
- the gpgP gene encoding glucosyl-3-phosphoglycerate phosphatase, with the protein MRVCHLVMLRHGQTEYNAGSRMQGQLDTELSDLGRAQAVSAAEVLAKRQPLLIVSSDLRRALDTATTLGERAGVPVTADTRLRETHLGDWQGMTHHEVDAIAPGARLAWRDDARWAPHGGESRVDVARRSLPLVEELVAGHREWGVDEPDRPVVLVAHGGLIAALTGAVLGIPVDNWPVFGGMGNASWVQLSGHGEPDAAFGDIRWRLDVWNASAQVANDVL; encoded by the coding sequence GTGAGGGTCTGCCACCTGGTGATGCTGCGGCACGGGCAGACCGAGTACAACGCGGGCAGCCGCATGCAGGGTCAGCTCGACACCGAACTGTCCGACCTGGGGCGCGCCCAGGCGGTATCGGCTGCCGAGGTGCTGGCCAAGCGCCAGCCGCTGCTGATCGTCTCGTCGGACCTGCGCCGCGCACTGGACACGGCGACCACACTCGGGGAACGGGCCGGCGTACCGGTCACGGCCGACACCCGGCTGCGTGAGACACACCTCGGCGACTGGCAGGGCATGACGCACCACGAGGTGGATGCGATCGCTCCCGGTGCCAGGCTGGCGTGGCGCGACGATGCCCGGTGGGCACCGCACGGCGGCGAGAGTCGGGTCGACGTCGCGCGCCGCAGCCTACCGCTCGTCGAGGAACTCGTTGCCGGGCATCGGGAGTGGGGTGTCGATGAGCCCGACCGGCCCGTAGTGCTGGTGGCGCACGGTGGATTGATCGCGGCGCTCACCGGCGCAGTCCTCGGTATCCCGGTGGACAACTGGCCCGTGTTCGGCGGGATGGGCAACGCGAGCTGGGTGCAGCTGTCGGGGCACGGCGAACCCGACGCCGCGTTCGGTGACATCCGCTGGCGCCTCGACGTGTGGAACGCCTCGGCGCAGGTGGCCAACGATGTCCTCTGA